The Salinibaculum sp. SYNS191 genome has a window encoding:
- a CDS encoding MATE family efflux transporter has protein sequence MRLRDALARLDPRRLGDLFKGQEEIDLTSGSIGWPLFYLSLPIVVTNLLQTAYNLADTFWLGQFSKDALAAITFAFPMVFLLISLGMGLTVAGSVLVAQHIGADEEEKATYAASQTMTFAVVLSLVLGSVGFFFVEDALRLLGVSQDVLPLATGYMEVVSLGLFMMFGFFVFISLMRGYGDTITPMLVMLGTVVLNIALDPFLIFGWWVFPRMGVQGAAIATVFSRGLAMLVGLYIMFDGSRGVKIRLRDMWPDFGYLRRLFSIGAPASIEGTGRALSINLLLVVVATFPDTVAAAFGVGIRVFSVIFLPAIAVGRGVETLAGQNIGAGNEDRAARTSDFAAKVMFVVLSGAAVVVWLTAPAIMRVFTDNPDVIPIGADFLRIVAPTFGFTGVMRAYSGGFRGAGKTIIAAAIAIFTLGIVRLPVAWFAVIEFDFGTTGLFASFIVSNVLGAVIAYVWYRRGTWRGADLTDDPTATVSGSGVEDEAAVDD, from the coding sequence ATGAGGCTGCGCGACGCGCTCGCGCGGCTGGACCCGCGGCGGCTGGGCGACCTCTTCAAGGGACAGGAGGAGATCGACCTGACCAGCGGCTCCATCGGCTGGCCGCTGTTTTACCTGTCGTTGCCCATCGTCGTGACGAACCTCCTCCAGACGGCCTACAACCTGGCCGACACGTTCTGGCTGGGCCAGTTCAGCAAGGACGCGCTGGCCGCGATTACCTTCGCCTTCCCGATGGTGTTCCTGCTCATCTCGCTGGGGATGGGACTGACAGTCGCGGGCAGCGTCCTCGTCGCCCAGCACATCGGAGCCGACGAGGAGGAGAAGGCCACCTACGCCGCCTCGCAGACGATGACGTTTGCAGTCGTCCTCTCGCTCGTGCTCGGGAGCGTCGGCTTCTTCTTCGTCGAGGACGCCCTGCGCCTGCTCGGCGTGAGCCAGGACGTGCTCCCGCTGGCGACGGGGTACATGGAAGTCGTCTCGCTGGGCCTTTTCATGATGTTCGGCTTCTTCGTGTTCATCTCGCTGATGCGCGGGTACGGCGACACCATCACGCCGATGCTCGTGATGCTCGGGACGGTCGTCCTGAACATCGCGCTGGACCCGTTCCTCATCTTCGGCTGGTGGGTGTTCCCCCGGATGGGCGTCCAGGGCGCGGCAATCGCAACCGTGTTCTCCCGCGGATTGGCGATGCTCGTCGGCCTCTACATCATGTTCGACGGGAGCCGCGGCGTGAAGATTCGGCTGCGGGACATGTGGCCCGACTTCGGCTACCTCCGGCGGCTGTTCAGCATCGGCGCGCCCGCCTCCATCGAGGGGACCGGCCGCGCACTCTCCATCAACCTCCTGCTGGTCGTCGTCGCCACCTTCCCGGACACCGTGGCGGCGGCCTTCGGCGTCGGCATCCGCGTGTTCTCGGTCATCTTCCTGCCCGCAATCGCGGTCGGCCGGGGTGTCGAGACGCTCGCGGGACAGAACATCGGTGCCGGCAACGAGGACCGGGCGGCGCGGACGAGCGACTTCGCGGCGAAGGTGATGTTCGTCGTCCTCTCCGGCGCTGCCGTCGTGGTCTGGCTGACCGCGCCGGCCATCATGCGGGTGTTCACCGACAACCCCGACGTCATCCCCATCGGCGCGGACTTCCTGCGCATCGTCGCGCCGACGTTCGGCTTTACCGGCGTGATGCGCGCCTACAGCGGCGGGTTCCGCGGGGCCGGCAAGACCATCATCGCCGCCGCCATCGCCATCTTCACGCTGGGCATCGTCCGCCTGCCGGTGGCGTGGTTCGCGGTCATCGAGTTCGACTTCGGGACGACTGGCCTCTTTGCCTCCTTCATCGTCTCGAACGTCCTCGGCGCGGTCATCGCCTACGTCTGGTACCGCCGCGGGACCTGGCGCGGTGCCGACCTCACCGACGACCCGACGGCCACCGTCTCCGGGTCGGGCGTCGAGGACGAAGCCGCCGTCGACGATTGA
- the thsB gene encoding thermosome subunit beta: protein MSQQQMQGQPMIILGEDAQRMKDKSAQEHNIAAARAVAESVRSTLGPKGMDKMLVSSLGDITVTNDGVTILEEMDIDNPTASMIVEVAETQEDEAGDGTTTAVAITGELLKNAEDLLEQDIHPTAIIKGFDMAAERAREEVDDIAIDVDRDDEEILKKVAETSMTGKGAEQHKEVLAELIVEGAQAVTVEADDGSVVVDMAYLDIETQTGRSAGDSELLNGGVVDKDPVHENMPVDLEDANILLVDSPLELDEAEVDTQVSVTDPDQLKNFLDKEEEQLQEMVQKIADAGVDAVFCQKGIDDMAEHYLAKEGILALSRVKKSQLQFLTEVLEARIVSDLDSIEESDLGTGNIERDEDEELFYVEGAGDQSHGVTLLLRGSTEHVVDELERGVNDALSVVSDTIIEGAVLPGGGAPEVELASRLRDYADSVSGREQLAVEAFADSLELVPRVLAENAGLDSIDTLVDMRSAHESGDARAGLNVFSGEVEDTFEAGVVEPAHAKRQAMGSAAEAANLVLKIDDIISAGDLSTSGDGEEGGPGGAPGGMGGMGGMGGGMGGMM, encoded by the coding sequence ATGAGCCAGCAGCAGATGCAGGGCCAGCCCATGATTATCCTGGGCGAGGACGCCCAGCGGATGAAGGACAAGAGCGCGCAGGAGCACAACATCGCTGCCGCGCGCGCAGTCGCCGAATCGGTACGCTCGACACTCGGGCCGAAGGGGATGGACAAGATGCTCGTCTCCTCGCTCGGTGACATCACCGTCACCAACGACGGCGTCACCATCCTGGAGGAGATGGACATCGACAACCCGACGGCGTCGATGATCGTCGAGGTCGCCGAGACCCAGGAGGACGAGGCAGGCGACGGCACCACGACGGCCGTCGCCATCACCGGCGAACTCCTGAAGAACGCCGAGGACCTGCTCGAACAGGACATCCACCCGACAGCCATCATCAAAGGGTTCGACATGGCCGCCGAGCGGGCCCGCGAGGAAGTCGACGACATCGCCATCGACGTCGACCGCGACGACGAGGAAATCCTGAAGAAGGTCGCCGAGACGTCCATGACCGGCAAGGGCGCGGAACAGCACAAGGAGGTCCTCGCCGAACTCATCGTCGAGGGCGCACAGGCGGTCACCGTCGAGGCCGACGACGGCAGCGTCGTCGTCGACATGGCCTACCTCGACATCGAGACCCAGACCGGTCGCTCCGCCGGCGACTCCGAACTGCTCAACGGCGGCGTCGTCGACAAGGACCCCGTCCACGAGAACATGCCCGTCGACCTGGAGGACGCCAACATCCTCCTCGTCGACTCCCCGCTCGAACTCGACGAGGCCGAGGTCGACACGCAGGTCAGCGTCACCGACCCCGACCAGCTCAAGAACTTCCTCGACAAGGAGGAGGAACAGCTCCAGGAGATGGTCCAGAAGATCGCCGACGCCGGCGTGGACGCCGTCTTCTGTCAGAAGGGCATCGACGACATGGCCGAGCACTACCTCGCCAAGGAGGGCATCCTCGCGCTCAGCCGCGTCAAGAAGTCCCAGCTCCAGTTCCTCACCGAGGTTCTCGAGGCCCGCATCGTCTCCGACCTCGACAGCATCGAGGAATCCGACCTCGGCACCGGCAACATCGAGCGCGACGAGGACGAGGAACTGTTCTACGTCGAGGGCGCCGGCGACCAGAGCCACGGCGTGACTCTGCTCCTGCGTGGCTCCACCGAGCACGTCGTCGACGAACTCGAACGCGGCGTCAACGACGCCCTCTCGGTCGTCTCCGACACCATCATCGAGGGCGCCGTGCTCCCCGGCGGCGGCGCGCCCGAGGTCGAACTGGCATCCCGGCTGCGCGATTACGCCGACAGCGTCAGCGGCCGCGAGCAGCTGGCCGTCGAGGCCTTCGCGGACTCGCTGGAACTCGTCCCGCGCGTGCTCGCCGAGAACGCCGGGCTGGACTCCATCGACACGCTCGTCGACATGCGCTCGGCCCACGAGAGCGGCGACGCCCGCGCCGGCCTGAACGTCTTCAGCGGTGAGGTCGAGGACACCTTCGAGGCCGGCGTCGTCGAACCCGCACACGCCAAGCGCCAGGCGATGGGCTCCGCTGCCGAAGCGGCCAACCTGGTCCTGAAGATTGACGACATCATCTCCGCCGGCGACCTCTCCACCAGCGGCGACGGCGAGGAAGGCGGCCCCGGTGGCGCCCCCGGAGGTATGGGCGGCATGGGCGGCATGGGCGGCGGCATGGGCGGCATGATGTAA
- a CDS encoding spermidine synthase, giving the protein MATGTGDWARRVTRPELAVFVSGVASMGLEILAGRVVAPQFGNSIYTWGSIIGVFLAALSLGYHYGGKRAAERANHRRLARLLLVTAVYVAVLIFAGDLLLRSTTVFPLPSRFASLPAVILLFGPPTYLLGFISPYAADLSSTEDVGKASGHIYAVGTVGSILGAFGTTYLLIPWLGIDQIAFVFGVLLVVTAAVVLGRSPQRRSVFAVAAVGVVLVAALGSGAVGVSAHGRVVYHTQTPYQELEVADLGGTRTLYLGGQRHSAMDRDRPTRHVFEYTRYFHLPYLFAEDPDDIDRVLFVGGGGFTGPRRFAAEYNATIDVVEIDPEVIRVAKEYFHLEESPNLTVYNAGGRQFLRDTDRTYDLIVLDAYKKDKVPFQLTTVEFMRLAERRLTDDGMLYANIISAPSGPAGQFYRAEHRTMEAVFPRVYTFPTHDGSVVQNIEVIATKSATRVSQSTLRERNQQRDVGIDLGDEIRDYTIDDPPEDVPLLRDDRAPVDSLLEPMVGQRYVLQETAPGNASAG; this is encoded by the coding sequence ATGGCGACAGGGACGGGAGACTGGGCCAGGCGGGTGACCCGGCCCGAACTCGCGGTGTTCGTCTCCGGCGTGGCGAGCATGGGCCTCGAAATCCTCGCCGGCCGGGTCGTCGCGCCGCAGTTCGGCAACAGCATCTACACCTGGGGCAGCATCATCGGCGTCTTCCTGGCGGCGCTGTCGCTGGGCTATCACTACGGCGGGAAACGCGCCGCCGAGCGGGCGAACCACCGCCGACTCGCCCGCCTCCTGCTCGTGACGGCCGTCTACGTCGCGGTGCTCATCTTCGCCGGCGACCTCCTCCTGCGCTCGACGACGGTGTTTCCCCTCCCCAGCAGGTTCGCGTCGCTGCCGGCCGTAATCTTGCTCTTTGGCCCGCCGACGTACCTCCTGGGCTTTATCAGTCCCTACGCGGCCGACCTCTCCAGCACCGAGGACGTGGGGAAGGCGTCGGGACACATCTACGCCGTCGGCACCGTCGGCAGCATCCTGGGGGCCTTCGGGACCACCTACCTCCTCATCCCGTGGCTCGGCATCGACCAGATAGCGTTCGTCTTCGGCGTCCTGCTGGTCGTGACGGCGGCCGTCGTCCTGGGCCGGTCGCCACAGCGCCGGTCCGTCTTCGCCGTCGCCGCCGTCGGCGTGGTGCTCGTCGCAGCACTCGGTAGTGGCGCGGTCGGGGTGTCGGCACACGGCCGCGTCGTCTACCACACGCAGACGCCCTACCAGGAACTGGAGGTCGCCGACCTCGGCGGGACCCGGACGCTGTACCTCGGCGGCCAGCGACACAGCGCGATGGACAGGGACCGCCCCACCCGCCACGTCTTCGAGTACACGCGGTACTTCCACCTGCCGTACCTGTTCGCCGAGGACCCCGACGACATCGACCGGGTGCTGTTCGTCGGCGGCGGCGGGTTCACCGGACCTCGCCGGTTCGCGGCGGAGTACAACGCGACGATAGACGTCGTCGAAATCGACCCCGAGGTCATCCGCGTCGCCAAGGAGTACTTCCACCTTGAGGAGTCACCGAACCTCACCGTCTACAACGCGGGCGGCCGGCAGTTCCTCCGCGATACCGACCGGACCTACGACCTCATCGTCCTCGACGCGTACAAGAAGGACAAGGTCCCCTTCCAGTTGACGACGGTGGAGTTCATGCGCCTGGCCGAGCGCCGGCTCACCGACGACGGGATGCTCTACGCGAACATCATCTCGGCACCGTCCGGGCCGGCCGGACAGTTCTACCGCGCCGAGCACCGGACCATGGAGGCGGTGTTCCCCAGGGTCTACACGTTCCCGACACACGACGGCAGCGTCGTCCAGAACATCGAAGTCATCGCGACGAAGTCGGCGACGAGGGTCTCGCAGTCGACGCTCCGCGAGCGCAACCAGCAACGGGACGTCGGCATCGACCTCGGCGACGAGATACGGGACTACACCATCGACGACCCGCCGGAGGACGTGCCGCTCCTCCGCGACGACCGCGCGCCGGTCGACAGCCTGCTCGAACCGATGGTCGGCCAGCGCTACGTCCTTCAGGAAACGGCGCCGGGGAACGCGAGCGCCGGCTGA
- a CDS encoding TVP38/TMEM64 family protein: MDEPLPSLRPLILRAAVVALLFALAPAVMVWAVPEVQDPVAIRGYLLSFGPLAPLVLVVLQVLQVLVAPIPGAVLAVASGALFGAVPGAVYSLIGTTIGSTIAFALSRRYGRPYVSRLVGPQRLVRFDGFVERTGLPGVFALFLVPGPWPDDMVCFVAGVSTIPIPRLILAAVAGRAPALLFASFLGAELVSGRFALTGFVLGALLLTWVLGYYYRREALALLRRTLGRA; this comes from the coding sequence ATGGACGAGCCGCTGCCCTCGCTGCGCCCGCTCATCCTCCGGGCGGCCGTCGTCGCCCTCCTGTTCGCGCTCGCGCCTGCCGTGATGGTGTGGGCGGTCCCGGAGGTACAGGACCCGGTCGCGATTCGGGGGTATCTGCTGAGTTTCGGGCCGCTGGCACCGCTGGTGCTGGTCGTCCTGCAGGTGTTGCAGGTGCTCGTCGCACCGATTCCCGGCGCGGTGCTGGCGGTGGCGAGCGGGGCCCTCTTCGGTGCGGTCCCGGGTGCGGTGTACAGCCTCATCGGCACGACTATCGGCAGCACGATCGCGTTCGCGCTGTCCCGGCGGTACGGACGGCCGTACGTGAGTCGGCTCGTGGGACCCCAGCGGCTGGTCCGGTTCGACGGGTTCGTCGAGCGGACGGGACTCCCGGGCGTCTTCGCGCTCTTTCTCGTCCCCGGCCCGTGGCCCGACGACATGGTGTGTTTCGTCGCCGGCGTCTCGACGATTCCAATCCCGCGGCTGATACTGGCGGCGGTCGCCGGCCGCGCTCCGGCCCTGCTGTTCGCGAGTTTCCTCGGTGCCGAACTGGTGTCCGGCCGGTTCGCACTCACCGGGTTCGTCCTCGGCGCGCTCCTGCTCACGTGGGTGCTCGGCTACTACTACCGCCGGGAGGCCCTCGCACTGCTGCGCCGGACCCTGGGCCGGGCCTGA
- a CDS encoding potassium channel family protein gives MAVSEDLRVVIVGSGRTGLRTARFLDDRGHDVVIIERNPERVAELVDEHVATIIEGDATDSAVLRQADLGRVDVLVAMTDTMGTNFTVCTLAKDFAPEIRTVMRSVFETTRDYADYADEIIFPERAGARTAVNAVEHGVRSLDDTAAQVELLEIEVAPAAPVAGQQLAETRFPQGSVVISNVEQSHIVSAETELNPGETYVVAVEPDVADEVRRLFRG, from the coding sequence ATGGCAGTATCAGAGGACTTGCGCGTCGTCATCGTCGGCAGCGGCCGTACGGGACTGCGCACTGCCCGGTTCCTCGACGACCGGGGACACGACGTCGTCATCATCGAACGGAATCCCGAGCGGGTTGCGGAACTCGTCGACGAACACGTCGCAACCATCATCGAAGGCGACGCCACGGACTCGGCCGTGCTCAGACAGGCCGACCTGGGGCGCGTCGACGTGCTCGTCGCGATGACCGACACCATGGGCACGAACTTCACCGTCTGCACGCTGGCGAAGGATTTCGCGCCGGAGATTCGCACCGTCATGCGCTCGGTATTCGAGACCACCCGCGACTACGCCGACTACGCGGACGAGATCATCTTCCCGGAACGCGCCGGCGCGCGAACCGCGGTCAACGCCGTCGAACACGGCGTCCGCTCGCTGGACGACACGGCGGCCCAGGTGGAACTCCTCGAAATCGAGGTCGCGCCGGCGGCACCAGTCGCCGGGCAGCAACTCGCGGAGACCCGGTTCCCCCAGGGCAGCGTCGTCATCAGCAACGTCGAACAGAGTCACATCGTCTCGGCGGAGACCGAACTCAACCCCGGAGAGACGTACGTGGTGGCCGTCGAACCCGACGTCGCTGACGAGGTCCGCCGCCTCTTTCGGGGGTAG
- a CDS encoding Rid family detoxifying hydrolase: MREVISTDDAPAAVGAYSQAIATDDLVFTAGQIPLTPEGDLLDGADIDVQTEQALENVQAVLSEAGASMADVVKVTVYLDDIEDFDAMNDTYESFFAEDPPARSAVGVDALPKGVGVEIEAVATT, encoded by the coding sequence ATGAGAGAGGTCATCAGTACCGACGACGCACCCGCCGCCGTCGGCGCGTACAGCCAGGCGATAGCGACCGACGACCTCGTGTTCACGGCCGGCCAGATACCGCTCACACCGGAGGGCGACCTGCTCGACGGGGCCGACATCGACGTCCAGACCGAGCAGGCGCTGGAGAACGTCCAGGCGGTCCTGTCGGAGGCCGGCGCGAGCATGGCCGACGTGGTGAAGGTGACGGTGTACCTCGACGACATCGAGGACTTCGACGCGATGAACGACACCTACGAGTCCTTCTTCGCCGAGGACCCGCCGGCCCGCAGCGCCGTCGGCGTCGACGCGCTCCCGAAGGGCGTCGGCGTCGAGATAGAGGCGGTCGCGACGACGTGA
- a CDS encoding AAA family ATPase has translation MTDAPAVVVVCGLPGVGKSRVSRLLADRLSATLVRTDVVRKDLFSDPQYTDEETDRVYAAVRERAREAVEDGGRAVLDGTYRSRPFRDDVAEMAAAVGVDCEFVHVTCDEDTVRERIRQRTETVSDATYRNHLELKAEFDAFERPPVTVDNSGAWADTRERVTDLFADV, from the coding sequence GTGACCGACGCGCCGGCCGTCGTGGTCGTCTGCGGCCTGCCGGGCGTCGGCAAGTCCCGGGTGTCCCGACTGCTCGCCGACCGGCTCTCGGCGACGCTGGTCCGGACCGACGTGGTGCGCAAGGACCTCTTTTCGGACCCGCAGTACACCGACGAGGAGACCGACCGCGTGTACGCGGCCGTCCGCGAACGTGCCCGCGAGGCCGTCGAAGACGGCGGCCGCGCGGTGCTCGACGGCACCTACCGCTCGCGCCCGTTCCGGGACGACGTCGCCGAGATGGCCGCCGCCGTCGGCGTCGACTGCGAGTTCGTCCACGTGACCTGCGACGAGGACACCGTCCGCGAGCGCATCCGCCAGCGGACCGAGACCGTCAGCGACGCCACCTACCGGAACCACCTGGAACTCAAAGCCGAGTTCGACGCCTTCGAGCGGCCCCCAGTCACCGTCGACAACTCCGGCGCGTGGGCGGACACGCGCGAACGCGTGACTGACCTGTTCGCCGACGTGTAG
- a CDS encoding uracil-DNA glycosylase, producing MPQFPDASNPLADDCRRCPALAESRECISWGNGPLDATVLVVGEAPGAGDSDADRWRGGNWTGMAYTSRHSGRRVRAMLADAGFGPDDCYFTNAVKCFPADDADGTTNREPTPEERANCRPYLREEIETVGPDAVVATGKHATQSVLAMVDRELDGFLDTVLDPIPCPALETTLVPVLHPSYQDVWVPRIDHTPESYRAALAATLDAETVA from the coding sequence ATGCCACAGTTCCCGGACGCCTCCAATCCCCTGGCCGACGACTGCCGGCGCTGCCCCGCACTCGCCGAGAGCCGCGAGTGCATCTCGTGGGGGAACGGTCCCCTCGATGCGACCGTCCTGGTCGTCGGCGAAGCGCCGGGCGCGGGCGACTCTGACGCCGACCGCTGGCGGGGCGGCAACTGGACCGGGATGGCCTACACCTCGCGTCACTCCGGCCGGCGCGTCCGTGCGATGCTCGCCGACGCCGGGTTCGGTCCCGACGACTGTTACTTCACGAACGCGGTGAAGTGCTTCCCGGCAGACGACGCCGACGGGACGACGAACCGCGAACCTACCCCTGAGGAGCGCGCGAACTGCCGGCCCTACCTCCGGGAGGAGATCGAGACGGTTGGCCCCGACGCCGTCGTCGCGACGGGGAAACACGCCACGCAGTCGGTGCTGGCGATGGTCGACCGGGAACTCGACGGCTTCCTCGACACCGTGCTGGACCCGATTCCCTGCCCCGCGCTGGAGACGACGCTCGTCCCGGTGCTTCACCCGTCGTATCAGGACGTCTGGGTTCCGCGAATCGACCACACGCCCGAGTCGTACCGGGCGGCGCTGGCGGCGACCCTCGACGCCGAGACGGTAGCTTGA
- the msrA gene encoding peptide-methionine (S)-S-oxide reductase MsrA — MSTATATVAGGCFWCVEAAFERVRGVESVVSGYCGGHADDPTYEAVCSGTTGHAEAVQVTYDTDEISYRDILEVFFTIHDPTTEDRQGPDVGSQYRSGVYYHDEEQRRVVEEYIDELEASGEYSGIVTEVAPLETFYRAEEKHQDYFEKNPNQPYCQMQIPPKLEKMAAKHADKLADD, encoded by the coding sequence ATGTCCACAGCTACGGCGACGGTTGCCGGCGGGTGTTTCTGGTGTGTCGAAGCGGCCTTCGAGCGCGTGCGCGGCGTCGAGTCGGTAGTCTCCGGGTACTGCGGCGGCCACGCCGACGACCCCACCTACGAGGCCGTCTGCAGCGGCACGACCGGCCACGCCGAGGCCGTCCAGGTTACCTACGACACCGACGAGATATCCTACCGCGACATCCTCGAAGTGTTCTTCACCATCCACGACCCGACGACCGAGGACCGGCAGGGCCCCGACGTCGGCTCGCAGTACCGCTCGGGCGTCTACTACCACGACGAGGAGCAACGCCGCGTCGTCGAGGAGTACATCGACGAACTCGAAGCGAGCGGCGAGTACAGCGGCATCGTCACCGAGGTCGCGCCGCTCGAAACGTTCTACCGCGCCGAGGAGAAACACCAGGACTACTTCGAGAAGAACCCCAACCAGCCCTACTGCCAGATGCAGATTCCGCCGAAACTGGAGAAGATGGCGGCCAAACACGCCGACAAACTCGCCGACGACTGA